In Synechococcus sp. A18-25c, a single window of DNA contains:
- a CDS encoding protein phosphatase: MSHPDPDQLQGTLVDFALIELIRQHRESFQPLWTVDSWAKLLIWLALNCGLSGERDSLERFAKALGDPLRSRLRRVFFEREFGDLELQVLADPAEQQVLVLSQAPQDASVLSSDQVAKALERVGLSGRVVERTRWQQLEGVIAIPWSSTEA; this comes from the coding sequence ATGAGCCATCCCGATCCCGATCAGCTGCAGGGCACGTTGGTTGATTTCGCTCTCATAGAGCTGATCCGTCAGCATCGGGAGAGTTTCCAACCGCTTTGGACGGTCGATAGCTGGGCGAAATTGCTGATCTGGCTGGCGCTCAATTGCGGTTTGTCTGGCGAACGCGACAGCCTGGAGAGGTTTGCCAAGGCGCTGGGTGACCCCCTGAGGTCTCGCTTGAGGCGCGTGTTCTTTGAGCGCGAATTCGGAGATCTCGAGCTTCAGGTGCTGGCGGATCCTGCTGAGCAGCAGGTGTTGGTGCTGTCGCAGGCGCCCCAGGATGCTTCCGTGCTCAGCTCTGATCAGGTGGCCAAGGCACTGGAGCGGGTGGGCTTGAGTGGACGCGTGGTGGAGCGCACTCGCTGGCAACAGCTGGAGGGGGTGATCGCGATTCCTTGGAGTTCGACTGAAGCCTGA
- a CDS encoding oxidoreductase — MGWTIDDMPDQRGRIALVTGANSGLGLETTLALLKAGATVLMACRSRRKGEAARSQLLELGSSGIDLLHLDLADLANVDACSDEVKSRYGRLDLLINNAGVMAPPRLLSQQGHEMQWAVNHLGHFALTNALLPLMEGREQARVVTVTSGAQYFGTIGWDDLNGERRYDRWKAYCQSKLANVMFAIQLNERLEQRGSCVRSLAAHPGLARTNLQPMSVAASGAWQEAMAYRLMDPLFQSAAQGALPQLHAATSPSAKGGEHYGPGQFGGMRGAPKQQPIAPSARKAQDRERLWQISETLIGTRSTAA, encoded by the coding sequence ATGGGCTGGACCATCGACGACATGCCTGACCAACGGGGGCGAATCGCCCTTGTGACAGGAGCCAACAGTGGACTGGGCCTGGAGACAACCCTGGCCCTGCTCAAAGCTGGTGCCACGGTGTTGATGGCCTGCCGAAGCCGCCGGAAAGGGGAAGCAGCCCGCTCTCAATTGCTGGAACTGGGCTCCTCTGGCATTGACCTACTCCATCTGGATCTCGCAGACCTGGCCAACGTGGACGCCTGCAGCGACGAGGTGAAATCGCGTTACGGTCGGCTGGATTTGCTGATCAACAACGCGGGGGTCATGGCACCTCCGCGCTTGCTGAGCCAACAGGGGCATGAGATGCAATGGGCTGTCAATCACCTCGGACACTTCGCGCTCACCAACGCCCTGTTGCCCCTGATGGAGGGCCGAGAGCAAGCGAGGGTGGTGACAGTCACGTCTGGGGCGCAGTATTTCGGCACGATTGGCTGGGATGACCTCAACGGTGAACGCCGCTACGACCGCTGGAAGGCTTACTGCCAGAGCAAACTTGCCAATGTGATGTTCGCGATCCAGCTGAACGAACGCCTGGAACAACGCGGGAGCTGCGTTCGCTCTCTGGCTGCCCATCCAGGACTCGCCAGAACAAATCTGCAACCCATGTCGGTGGCGGCGTCAGGTGCTTGGCAGGAAGCGATGGCCTATCGCCTCATGGATCCGTTGTTCCAGAGCGCTGCACAAGGTGCCTTACCTCAGTTGCATGCAGCGACAAGCCCCTCGGCGAAGGGAGGCGAGCACTACGGACCCGGACAGTTCGGCGGCATGCGTGGCGCTCCCAAACAACAACCCATCGCACCCAGCGCACGCAAGGCACAGGATCGCGAACGCCTTTGGCAAATCAGCGAAACGCTGATTGGAACCCGCAGCACTGCGGCCTGA
- a CDS encoding transcriptional repressor — MEQQGSTATQRQQLLLNELRRSDNEMSGQQLHRQLEGRPGAMGLATVYRNLRKLQQCGKVRCRHLPNGEALYAPVDRDEHHLTCVNCGSTQTLEHCPIHGIRVNAPETSNFQLLFHTLEFFGLCDACRQDR; from the coding sequence ATGGAGCAGCAAGGATCCACAGCCACCCAGCGTCAACAGCTGCTGCTGAACGAGCTGCGGCGCAGTGACAATGAGATGAGCGGGCAACAACTGCATCGGCAGCTGGAAGGCCGCCCCGGAGCGATGGGCCTGGCAACCGTTTACCGAAACCTGCGCAAGCTTCAACAATGCGGGAAGGTGAGGTGTCGACATTTGCCAAACGGCGAAGCGTTGTATGCACCGGTGGATCGCGACGAGCACCATCTCACCTGTGTGAACTGCGGATCCACGCAAACACTTGAGCACTGCCCCATCCATGGCATTCGCGTGAACGCGCCGGAAACGAGCAATTTTCAACTGCTCTTTCACACCCTTGAATTTTTTGGACTGTGCGATGCCTGCCGCCAGGATCGCTAA
- a CDS encoding DUF1651 domain-containing protein, whose amino-acid sequence MAISLRAHSPDLDQQIPLQVKQAPPHRGGGLPQVVLSDQGYASGQVEMITPMVRHAVAAAALSLIRVLARLTGMPNKDRPLVDRHPPKPGGEGWLVNAQEQLVVQFKPDNPSPHAEWVSVRTYSWVPPHPPVPQTRRRMLRHNAIDTWKEMQKTGWQRCSAQVR is encoded by the coding sequence ATGGCCATATCTTTGCGTGCGCACAGTCCAGATCTCGACCAGCAGATCCCGCTGCAGGTGAAACAGGCACCGCCCCATCGCGGTGGTGGCCTGCCCCAGGTCGTGCTCTCCGATCAGGGCTACGCATCGGGCCAGGTCGAGATGATCACCCCAATGGTTCGGCATGCCGTAGCAGCTGCGGCGCTCAGTCTGATCAGGGTGCTCGCCAGACTCACCGGCATGCCCAACAAGGACCGCCCCCTCGTTGATCGTCATCCGCCCAAGCCTGGCGGAGAGGGCTGGCTGGTGAACGCTCAGGAGCAGCTTGTGGTGCAGTTCAAACCCGACAACCCATCGCCTCATGCGGAGTGGGTGTCAGTACGGACCTACAGCTGGGTGCCACCACATCCACCAGTGCCGCAGACACGCAGGCGGATGCTCAGGCATAACGCCATTGATACGTGGAAGGAGATGCAGAAAACAGGCTGGCAACGGTGCTCAGCACAAGTGCGCTAA
- a CDS encoding Nif11-like leader peptide family natural product precursor has protein sequence MSEEQLKAFLEKVQGDTSLQVKLNAARSNEAALDIAKDAGFAITAEDIQSMQSATAELSDEELESAAGGYGRCFDHRGPVIVNTGAVCIKPTPSIKPLPLC, from the coding sequence ATGTCAGAAGAGCAACTCAAAGCCTTTCTAGAGAAGGTCCAAGGTGACACCAGCCTTCAGGTAAAGCTCAATGCAGCACGCTCCAATGAAGCTGCTCTTGATATCGCTAAAGACGCAGGCTTTGCAATTACCGCAGAAGATATTCAATCAATGCAATCGGCAACGGCAGAATTGTCAGACGAGGAGCTGGAAAGTGCAGCTGGCGGTTACGGTCGGTGTTTTGACCATAGAGGACCAGTGATTGTGAATACTGGGGCGGTGTGTATTAAGCCTACGCCCTCAATAAAGCCTCTTCCCCTGTGTTGA
- a CDS encoding pentapeptide repeat-containing protein produces MANANWYDYLDLDRFWETTPIEKPEDCDCDKPGTLTDSLIGSLESFFGKEAQDDEIIGAESLPRTPQGWGVRWRPEWFPDGRGRNLVDAYLRDADLRDTDLLRADLRDAVLLRADLRDADLRDAVLRRADLRDADLRGADLLRADLRDTDLLRADLTGAINLDSARNVNGAFWFRTTCPDGSMNIGSSPCFGDQLIPA; encoded by the coding sequence GTGGCAAATGCCAACTGGTACGACTACCTCGATTTGGATCGCTTTTGGGAGACGACGCCAATAGAGAAACCAGAAGATTGTGATTGCGATAAGCCAGGGACCCTCACCGACTCTCTGATCGGGTCTCTCGAAAGCTTCTTTGGCAAAGAGGCACAAGACGACGAGATCATTGGCGCCGAAAGCCTTCCGAGAACTCCTCAAGGATGGGGTGTGAGATGGCGCCCTGAATGGTTTCCTGATGGCAGAGGGAGAAATCTCGTTGATGCATACCTGAGGGATGCGGACCTGAGGGATACGGACCTGTTGCGTGCGGACCTGAGGGATGCGGTCTTGTTGCGTGCGGACCTGAGGGATGCGGACCTGAGGGATGCGGTCCTGAGGCGTGCGGACCTGAGGGACGCGGACCTGAGGGGTGCGGACCTGTTGCGTGCGGACCTGAGGGATACGGACCTGTTGCGTGCGGACCTGACAGGAGCAATCAATTTGGATTCGGCACGGAATGTGAACGGGGCGTTTTGGTTCCGAACAACCTGCCCGGACGGCAGCATGAATATCGGCTCTTCACCTTGTTTTGGAGATCAGCTAATTCCTGCCTGA
- a CDS encoding metal-binding protein, with amino-acid sequence MIAASVACGRDHDRATAAFCIPIGMIISWWLGWRTGSITAVSFLVGGLWLSPDLDVQSRALKRWGLLAWIWWPYRRLVPHRSLWSHGPLIGMTVRLAWVLLLLGLAWTGLAWFLQPTIPTPLQAWPELLDAARQHPRALWGTLLGLEASVWLHLLLDGDPLPPEWPKRWRRRRQR; translated from the coding sequence TTGATCGCTGCGTCAGTGGCCTGCGGCCGTGACCATGACCGCGCCACTGCGGCTTTCTGCATTCCCATCGGGATGATCATCAGCTGGTGGCTGGGCTGGAGGACTGGGAGCATCACTGCTGTCTCATTTCTGGTGGGCGGCCTCTGGCTGTCGCCGGATCTTGACGTTCAATCCCGTGCCTTGAAGCGCTGGGGCCTGCTGGCCTGGATCTGGTGGCCCTACCGGCGGCTAGTCCCGCATCGCTCCTTGTGGTCGCATGGTCCGTTGATCGGCATGACGGTGCGCCTGGCCTGGGTCCTGCTGCTGCTGGGGCTGGCATGGACTGGACTGGCTTGGTTCCTGCAACCCACCATCCCGACACCCCTGCAGGCATGGCCAGAACTTCTTGATGCCGCACGGCAACACCCGCGCGCACTGTGGGGAACCTTGCTGGGACTAGAGGCCAGCGTGTGGCTGCACTTGCTGCTCGATGGCGACCCTTTGCCCCCTGAATGGCCCAAACGATGGCGCCGGCGTCGCCAACGGTGA
- the mazG gene encoding nucleoside triphosphate pyrophosphohydrolase, protein MAHDVPVPEPTDPLRRLEAVVARLRDPNGGCPWDLEQTHASLTPYVLEEAHEVADAIRHGDDQQLREELGDLLLQVVLHAQIATERQAFNLDAVADAISEKLIRRHPHVFADETAEDSAAVRASWEAIKAQERAQSSGVTKSASPLSDQLGSKVRGQPALAGAMTISKKAAKAGFECDDMAGVWEKVHEELDELKEAVASGDRSHAQEELGDVLFTLVNVARWCEIDPEDGLAGTNHRFLDRFSRVEAALGGDIQGKSIRELEALWQQAKAAIRAES, encoded by the coding sequence ATGGCCCACGACGTGCCAGTCCCCGAACCCACGGATCCTCTACGCCGCCTTGAAGCCGTGGTGGCTCGCCTGCGCGATCCCAATGGTGGCTGCCCGTGGGACCTGGAACAGACCCATGCATCGTTGACGCCCTACGTGCTGGAGGAAGCCCACGAGGTAGCCGACGCCATCCGCCATGGCGATGACCAGCAGCTGCGGGAAGAACTGGGGGACCTGTTGCTGCAAGTGGTGCTGCATGCCCAGATCGCCACGGAACGCCAGGCCTTCAACCTGGATGCCGTCGCCGACGCCATCAGCGAGAAACTGATCCGTCGCCATCCCCATGTGTTTGCGGATGAAACAGCAGAAGACAGCGCAGCGGTTCGCGCCAGCTGGGAAGCGATCAAAGCGCAGGAGCGGGCCCAGAGCTCGGGGGTTACCAAGTCTGCAAGCCCACTGAGCGATCAACTCGGCAGCAAAGTTCGTGGTCAGCCCGCGTTGGCCGGCGCCATGACCATTTCCAAAAAAGCAGCCAAAGCCGGCTTCGAATGCGACGACATGGCCGGAGTGTGGGAGAAGGTGCACGAGGAGCTCGATGAACTCAAGGAGGCAGTCGCATCGGGAGACCGATCCCACGCCCAGGAGGAACTGGGGGATGTGTTGTTCACGCTTGTGAATGTGGCCCGGTGGTGCGAGATCGACCCTGAAGACGGATTGGCCGGCACCAACCACCGCTTTCTTGATCGCTTTTCCAGAGTGGAAGCCGCCCTGGGTGGAGACATTCAGGGCAAAAGCATTCGCGAGCTGGAAGCCCTCTGGCAACAGGCCAAAGCGGCAATCCGCGCAGAGTCCTGA
- the arfB gene encoding alternative ribosome rescue aminoacyl-tRNA hydrolase ArfB → MVQDLHINDRLVIPAAELQWRFSRASGPGGQGVNTTDSRVELLFDLEQSKALGPFRQRLLREQLATRLQSGCLRVVAAEERSQWQNRQRALARLADLLREGLKSPPPKRKPTRPGRGAVKRRLDAKGRRSELKRRRQGRPSLDD, encoded by the coding sequence ATGGTTCAAGATCTCCACATCAATGACCGGCTGGTGATTCCTGCGGCTGAGCTGCAGTGGCGGTTCTCACGGGCTTCTGGTCCAGGCGGGCAGGGGGTGAATACCACTGACTCCCGCGTTGAGCTGCTTTTCGATCTGGAGCAGTCCAAGGCGCTTGGCCCGTTTCGGCAACGGCTGTTGCGGGAACAACTGGCAACGCGTCTGCAGAGCGGCTGTCTGCGGGTGGTCGCGGCGGAGGAACGCTCGCAGTGGCAGAACCGCCAGCGGGCCTTGGCGCGTCTGGCTGATCTGCTGAGGGAGGGCTTGAAATCACCACCGCCCAAACGCAAACCCACCCGTCCTGGACGCGGTGCTGTGAAACGACGGCTGGATGCCAAAGGTCGCCGTAGCGAGCTCAAGCGACGTCGACAGGGCCGCCCCTCTTTGGACGATTAG
- the speE gene encoding polyamine aminopropyltransferase → MTQPSPAATGWIDEPHQGVRYGLEGRVLVEEQSDFQRITVIESTRYGKGLLLDGCWMTAERQERHYHESLVHPALCGAEGIAKVLVIGGGDGGTARECLRHPGVQHLDMVEIDGRVVALSQEHLSSIGGGCWNDPRFHLTVGDGIAWAAAAPDASYDVVIVDGSDPTGPAEGLFNRTFFQHCQRILRPGGVFATQSESPEAFRHVHIDLVRLLREVFDHADPLYGWVPMYPSGWWSWTFAAQGQPRYRQADPARVAAIAADCKIWSPRWQSGAFEAMPVFMERELKP, encoded by the coding sequence ATGACCCAACCATCTCCAGCCGCGACAGGCTGGATTGATGAACCCCACCAGGGGGTGCGCTACGGCCTCGAGGGTCGCGTGCTGGTGGAAGAGCAGAGCGACTTCCAGCGCATCACCGTGATCGAAAGCACGCGCTACGGCAAAGGGCTGCTGCTCGACGGCTGCTGGATGACGGCTGAACGACAGGAACGCCACTACCACGAATCCCTGGTGCACCCGGCCCTCTGTGGTGCGGAAGGCATCGCCAAAGTGCTGGTGATCGGAGGTGGCGATGGCGGCACCGCACGCGAATGCCTGCGACACCCCGGTGTGCAACACCTCGACATGGTGGAGATCGACGGGCGAGTTGTGGCGCTCAGTCAGGAACATCTGAGCTCAATCGGCGGCGGCTGCTGGAACGACCCCCGCTTTCACCTCACCGTGGGCGACGGGATCGCCTGGGCCGCAGCCGCACCAGATGCCAGCTACGACGTGGTGATCGTGGACGGCTCTGACCCAACAGGCCCCGCCGAAGGCCTCTTCAACCGGACCTTCTTCCAGCACTGCCAACGCATTCTTAGACCGGGTGGTGTGTTTGCCACGCAGAGCGAATCACCGGAGGCCTTTCGGCACGTGCATATCGACCTGGTGCGACTGCTGCGGGAGGTGTTTGACCATGCCGATCCTCTCTATGGATGGGTTCCGATGTATCCCAGCGGTTGGTGGAGCTGGACCTTCGCTGCTCAGGGACAACCCCGCTACCGGCAAGCTGATCCCGCCCGTGTCGCAGCCATTGCAGCGGACTGCAAGATCTGGAGCCCCCGGTGGCAGTCGGGCGCCTTTGAAGCCATGCCCGTGTTCATGGAGCGGGAGCTGAAGCCATGA